One window of the Lactobacillus sp. PV034 genome contains the following:
- a CDS encoding DsbA family oxidoreductase, with the protein MEITVWSDYACPFCYIAEGRINNILKDLKVEDKVHFDRHAFQLYPDAKNDVTETTLERFAKKYGLTEKEAAQRIEQISQMGRGEGLEFNYASTLNTNTMDAHRLTQWVKDNYDQAVVDKLSDLLFQAYFGDNKKLADQNVLLEAAKEAGVNVADAKKLLDSKDYYDKVVSDELFVQQNGVHAVPFFVIDGKGYMGAQPREVFEKAIKESLATEASEEE; encoded by the coding sequence ATGGAAATAACTGTATGGTCAGATTATGCATGTCCTTTTTGTTATATTGCAGAAGGAAGAATTAATAATATCTTGAAAGACTTAAAGGTAGAAGATAAAGTTCACTTTGATCGTCATGCCTTCCAACTTTATCCTGATGCTAAGAATGATGTTACCGAAACTACACTTGAACGTTTTGCCAAAAAATATGGGCTAACAGAAAAAGAAGCCGCTCAAAGAATTGAGCAAATTTCACAAATGGGTAGAGGAGAAGGCCTAGAATTCAACTACGCTTCAACTTTAAATACTAATACAATGGATGCTCACCGCTTAACTCAATGGGTTAAGGATAATTATGATCAAGCAGTAGTGGATAAGCTTTCAGATTTACTTTTCCAAGCTTACTTTGGTGATAACAAGAAATTAGCGGATCAGAATGTTTTGTTGGAAGCTGCTAAAGAGGCCGGAGTCAATGTAGCAGATGCTAAGAAATTGCTTGATTCTAAAGATTACTATGACAAGGTAGTAAGTGATGAATTATTTGTTCAACAAAATGGAGTGCACGCAGTTCCTTTCTTTGTCATTGATGGTAAGGGCTACATGGGTGCACAACCACGTGAAGTGTTCGAAAAGGCAATTAAAGAAAGCCTAGCTACAGAAGCAAGTGAGGAGGAATAA
- a CDS encoding alpha/beta hydrolase produces MDVRHLVLTNFNERDFKVTYYGLEENPDLVMKKRPLILVFPGGSFNHLSLREGEPVALAYANKGFNSAVVSYNLINDPGDIYPDAALSGLRAIQYFRENAGRLGIDPEKIVTIGFSAGGNVVSVMNMMAESEKWQKEFKYSREEVAPNATILGYPLINFAKIGFKLNSAEKEEVDDAAEREFLDSAKGVTDQTPPTFIFQAYDDPTVLIDNSLEYMTALRKHNVQFEAHIFDKGGHGFSLATPELAVEGRPWVVDEHTAHWFKLSIEWLQHLNFIPSYKSFN; encoded by the coding sequence ATGGATGTTAGACATTTAGTACTGACAAATTTTAATGAGCGTGATTTTAAAGTGACCTATTATGGTCTTGAAGAGAATCCAGATCTAGTAATGAAAAAACGTCCTTTAATTTTAGTCTTTCCAGGTGGTTCATTTAATCATCTTTCTCTACGAGAAGGGGAACCGGTAGCTTTAGCTTATGCTAATAAAGGATTTAATAGTGCCGTGGTTTCATATAATTTAATTAATGACCCAGGTGATATTTATCCTGATGCAGCTTTATCAGGATTAAGAGCCATTCAGTATTTTAGAGAAAATGCGGGACGCTTGGGTATTGATCCAGAAAAGATCGTAACAATTGGGTTCTCTGCTGGTGGAAATGTTGTTAGCGTGATGAATATGATGGCTGAAAGTGAAAAATGGCAAAAAGAATTTAAATATAGCCGTGAAGAAGTAGCACCAAATGCTACGATATTAGGCTATCCATTAATTAATTTCGCTAAAATTGGATTTAAACTAAATAGTGCTGAAAAAGAAGAAGTAGATGATGCTGCTGAAAGAGAATTCTTAGATAGTGCAAAAGGCGTAACTGATCAAACTCCGCCAACTTTTATTTTTCAGGCTTATGATGATCCAACTGTCCTAATTGATAATTCTTTAGAATATATGACTGCATTGCGTAAACATAATGTGCAATTTGAAGCTCACATTTTTGATAAGGGTGGTCATGGTTTTTCTTTAGCAACACCAGAATTAGCTGTTGAAGGACGCCCGTGGGTTGTTGATGAGCATACAGCACATTGGTTTAAATTAAGTATTGAATGGCTCCAACATTTGAACTTTATTCCTAGCTATAAAAGTTTTAATTAG
- a CDS encoding YibE/F family protein: MTTLSALLLLLLVLMIIVGGKTGLKSYLSVIINASLIILVALLISWGVNVIAVALVFIPLKLLTIIYLGTHDYVVARNSFLSALVVSLIIIVLIVIIQYFAQTAGFGDQAGEELVGLSLQAGISFPQISIIVAIFSTLGAIAEASVAMSAGLLELKRHDPAINRKQLLKHGNMVGSDILGTAMNTILFGFFGSFLPLFIWYMRLHYSLFEVVNDKLFVGECLIIVYSFIGVLLTVPLSTLLLTNNLSRKDKNKK; encoded by the coding sequence ATGACAACTTTATCTGCCTTATTACTATTATTGTTAGTTTTAATGATTATTGTTGGGGGAAAAACCGGACTCAAGTCTTACTTGAGTGTAATAATTAATGCAAGTTTGATAATTTTGGTAGCTCTCTTAATTTCTTGGGGTGTGAACGTCATTGCGGTAGCATTAGTATTCATCCCCCTAAAGCTATTAACAATTATTTATCTGGGAACTCATGATTATGTAGTAGCAAGAAATTCCTTTTTAAGTGCTTTAGTAGTTAGTTTGATAATTATTGTATTGATTGTAATTATTCAATATTTTGCTCAAACGGCTGGATTTGGGGACCAAGCAGGAGAAGAATTAGTTGGCTTATCTTTACAAGCAGGAATTAGTTTTCCACAGATTTCAATTATTGTAGCTATTTTTTCAACTCTTGGAGCAATTGCCGAAGCAAGTGTAGCAATGAGTGCTGGCTTATTAGAATTAAAAAGACATGACCCGGCAATTAATCGCAAACAATTACTTAAGCATGGCAACATGGTAGGTAGTGATATTTTGGGCACAGCGATGAATACCATCTTGTTTGGATTCTTTGGTAGTTTTTTGCCGTTATTTATTTGGTATATGAGACTACATTATTCACTTTTTGAAGTAGTAAATGATAAACTGTTCGTTGGTGAATGTTTAATTATTGTTTATTCATTTATTGGCGTTTTATTGACAGTACCATTAAGTACACTGCTGTTAACCAATAATTTAAGTAGGAAAGATAAAAACAAGAAATAG
- a CDS encoding MBL fold metallo-hydrolase, with protein MQLFIQPVVNVFQTAAYFFIDENTKHGFLIDPGAQGDKLLKKIADKGWKIDKVLLTHGHFDHSYQAAKVADALGVACVVNENAVNFMKNDQLNLAARYQQHVQWPERVELIKDHTVVKSNDSSFELEAIATPGHTPDSQIFYSKKYGFALVGDMLYNSDIGLTEFPGGNKEQIIDSISKKIATLPDNTELLTGHTAPMTVEGVKTILAEDYGIRV; from the coding sequence ATGCAATTATTTATTCAACCAGTTGTAAATGTTTTTCAAACAGCAGCTTACTTCTTTATTGATGAAAATACTAAACATGGCTTTTTAATTGATCCTGGTGCTCAAGGAGATAAATTACTTAAAAAAATTGCTGATAAGGGTTGGAAAATTGATAAGGTACTTTTGACTCATGGTCATTTTGATCATTCTTATCAAGCTGCAAAAGTGGCAGATGCTCTTGGCGTAGCCTGTGTTGTTAATGAAAATGCAGTGAATTTTATGAAAAATGATCAATTAAATTTGGCCGCTCGCTACCAACAACATGTTCAGTGGCCTGAAAGAGTTGAATTAATCAAAGATCATACGGTGGTTAAAAGTAATGATAGTTCGTTTGAGCTAGAAGCTATTGCTACTCCAGGACATACACCTGATTCACAAATCTTTTATTCAAAGAAATATGGTTTTGCCTTAGTAGGCGACATGCTTTATAACAGCGATATTGGCTTAACTGAATTTCCAGGTGGCAATAAAGAACAAATTATAGATTCAATTTCAAAAAAGATAGCTACTTTACCTGATAATACCGAATTACTAACTGGTCATACGGCACCAATGACAGTTGAAGGGGTAAAGACGATTTTAGCTGAAGATTATGGTATTAGAGTTTAG
- a CDS encoding DUF5110 domain-containing protein, whose protein sequence is MTENMTQNLHSLQRIIRVAKGTRFYELEFASGEKARFYIIAPGIFRFIVDPSGEFAPLNPELTIPANNFSLESFEASQVLVTDETFTIKSGQYSIRFHRNPATFSIFDDQLHRYRLMQASPLELGPNESREILHQSKNEFYYGGGMQNGRFSHKGKIIQIHNTNLSGDGAVAVPIGFFWSNAGFGELRNTWQNGTYDFGATNTEETIISHQSPIFDNFYLLGDSPAAIINQYYKITGHPLFLPKYALGLGYMSDFVNTKWAEADPKEASAVKFEDGNSYRPTSDENEVYAQASFNGEEKYQFSARAMAERFIKHNLDLNWLVPNYNDDHDLPESSVEHLTEFANDHDLVIGFYKKLPANAAPNFLVAAKDKATIGNAKIIQNIAQATDPLIKASKDERPWTIAENGWTAIQTLSASITNNVGGEWDELATQVASFLGLSLSGQPNMGSAIDGVYGGNNAQVNVRDFEWKIFTPLLFNIDGWGNIQKTPFAFNTKITRINRAYLELRKYLTPYLYALTHEAQNGNPVIRPFFLEFQHEKVNYTEQVKHEFMLGNNILVAPIINGREDYQGNSIKDNLYLPDHRTFWVDPFTGKKLIGGRVYDKLHYPLWHLPIFIKSGSILQEDLRQATIFPQGKTKQVLYADDGHTNAYEHNEFATTTITSELNDNKLKVTISPTKGEYEGLEKEQATELNLLVDKYPGELVFRVNDQVTQLNEFGNYEEFATSDSGYFYNPDYLVFPQFQKFTQAAQPALQIKLPKADISNTKYEIKIDNYHYGDEVERHAITDSALSAPHSASISSERLTSRSISVNWVNPTDFAGKNIKADIEVNGIIHTNIDGNSFTFHSLEPNTRYRFRIRNKFGNKVSDWTEYFGAKTKRDQMDYAIPDIKVTTNFENGTDSSLANLVDHSLASEWITKAQISPDHPLELTFTFDQAYKLSRMVYVPRSRDRKGHILRAQIAISTDGTNFGSWSDEYNWPNDAKNKVIGLRDVVAKSIKMRILKTNDDYVSAKEILFFIAKQQ, encoded by the coding sequence ATGACAGAAAATATGACACAAAATTTACACTCCTTACAACGTATTATTAGAGTTGCTAAGGGAACTCGTTTTTATGAATTAGAATTTGCTAGTGGTGAAAAAGCCCGTTTTTACATTATAGCTCCAGGAATTTTTCGCTTTATTGTTGATCCTAGTGGCGAATTTGCACCTCTTAATCCAGAATTAACTATTCCTGCTAATAATTTTAGTTTAGAATCATTCGAGGCTTCACAAGTCTTAGTCACTGATGAAACTTTCACAATTAAAAGTGGTCAATATTCGATACGTTTCCATCGTAATCCGGCTACTTTTAGCATCTTCGATGATCAACTACACCGTTACCGCTTAATGCAAGCAAGTCCGTTAGAACTGGGACCTAACGAAAGTCGTGAAATTTTACACCAAAGTAAAAATGAATTTTACTATGGTGGTGGTATGCAAAATGGCCGTTTTAGTCATAAGGGAAAAATCATCCAAATTCACAATACTAACTTAAGTGGAGACGGAGCAGTGGCAGTACCAATTGGATTCTTTTGGTCAAATGCTGGCTTTGGTGAATTACGTAATACTTGGCAAAATGGTACTTATGATTTTGGTGCAACTAATACTGAAGAAACTATTATTAGTCATCAGAGTCCTATTTTTGACAATTTTTACCTTCTCGGCGATTCTCCCGCTGCAATCATTAATCAATATTACAAGATTACCGGCCATCCCCTATTTTTGCCTAAGTATGCCTTAGGTTTAGGCTATATGAGTGATTTCGTTAATACTAAATGGGCTGAAGCCGATCCAAAAGAAGCAAGCGCCGTCAAGTTTGAAGATGGTAATAGTTATCGCCCTACTAGCGACGAAAATGAAGTTTATGCACAAGCATCTTTTAATGGAGAAGAAAAATATCAATTCTCTGCTCGTGCAATGGCAGAAAGGTTCATTAAGCATAATCTTGATTTGAACTGGTTGGTACCTAATTATAATGATGATCATGACTTACCTGAGAGCTCAGTCGAACATTTAACCGAATTTGCTAATGATCACGATTTAGTAATTGGCTTTTATAAAAAATTACCAGCAAATGCAGCCCCTAACTTTTTGGTAGCTGCAAAAGATAAAGCAACCATTGGTAATGCCAAGATTATTCAAAATATCGCTCAAGCTACTGATCCTTTAATTAAAGCAAGCAAAGACGAACGTCCATGGACTATTGCTGAAAATGGCTGGACTGCAATTCAAACCTTAAGTGCTTCAATCACTAATAATGTTGGTGGTGAGTGGGACGAACTTGCTACCCAAGTTGCCAGTTTTCTAGGTTTATCACTTTCTGGTCAACCAAATATGGGTAGTGCAATTGATGGCGTATATGGTGGGAATAATGCTCAGGTAAATGTGCGTGATTTTGAATGGAAAATTTTCACTCCCCTTTTATTTAATATTGACGGCTGGGGGAATATTCAAAAAACACCATTTGCTTTTAATACTAAAATTACTCGTATTAATCGCGCTTATCTTGAATTAAGAAAATATCTTACCCCTTACCTCTATGCCTTAACTCATGAAGCACAAAATGGTAATCCAGTAATTCGTCCATTTTTCTTAGAATTTCAGCACGAAAAAGTTAACTATACCGAACAAGTTAAGCATGAATTTATGTTGGGGAATAATATTTTAGTAGCACCAATTATTAATGGGCGAGAAGATTATCAAGGTAATTCAATTAAAGATAATCTTTATTTACCAGATCACCGAACATTCTGGGTTGATCCGTTTACTGGTAAAAAGCTTATTGGTGGCCGCGTTTATGACAAGCTCCATTATCCTCTTTGGCATTTACCAATTTTCATTAAAAGTGGCAGCATTCTTCAAGAAGACTTGCGTCAGGCTACAATCTTCCCACAAGGCAAGACTAAGCAAGTTCTTTATGCTGACGACGGCCATACCAATGCCTACGAACACAATGAATTTGCTACTACTACTATTACTAGCGAGCTCAACGATAATAAATTGAAGGTTACCATTTCTCCAACCAAAGGAGAATACGAGGGTCTCGAAAAAGAACAAGCTACTGAGCTTAACTTATTAGTAGATAAATATCCAGGTGAATTAGTTTTCCGTGTAAATGACCAAGTAACTCAACTCAATGAATTTGGTAATTATGAAGAATTTGCCACCTCTGACTCGGGCTATTTCTATAATCCAGACTACTTAGTCTTTCCACAATTCCAAAAATTTACTCAGGCAGCGCAACCTGCACTTCAAATTAAATTACCAAAAGCTGATATCTCAAACACTAAATATGAAATTAAGATTGATAACTATCATTATGGTGATGAAGTTGAACGTCATGCTATCACTGATTCAGCCTTGAGTGCTCCTCATAGTGCATCAATTAGTAGTGAACGTTTAACCTCTCGAAGTATTTCTGTTAACTGGGTTAATCCAACTGATTTTGCTGGTAAAAACATTAAAGCTGATATTGAAGTTAATGGTATTATCCATACTAATATTGATGGCAATAGTTTTACCTTCCACTCTTTAGAGCCTAATACCCGTTATCGCTTTAGAATTAGAAATAAATTTGGAAATAAAGTTTCTGATTGGACCGAATACTTTGGTGCCAAAACAAAACGTGATCAAATGGATTACGCTATTCCTGATATTAAAGTAACAACCAATTTTGAAAATGGCACAGATAGTTCTTTAGCTAACTTAGTCGACCATAGTTTAGCTTCAGAATGGATTACTAAAGCTCAAATTAGTCCAGATCACCCATTAGAATTGACCTTTACCTTTGATCAAGCTTATAAGTTAAGCCGTATGGTTTATGTACCACGTTCTCGTGATCGCAAGGGACATATTTTAAGAGCTCAAATTGCTATCTCTACTGATGGTACTAACTTTGGTAGTTGGAGTGACGAATATAATTGGCCAAACGATGCCAAAAATAAAGTTATTGGTTTACGTGATGTCGTTGCCAAGTCAATTAAAATGCGTATTCTAAAGACCAATGATGATTATGTGTCTGCGAAAGAAATTTTATTCTTTATTGCTAAACAGCAATAA
- a CDS encoding winged helix-turn-helix transcriptional regulator yields MQMDENLKNFKTSEMIPFNEALGLISGKWKMNILYALSRLGKLRYGQIKNLLESITPHVLATKLKELEEEGLIKRTVYPEIPPKVEYAITAKGESLLPILKQLCDWGKINCNKKDQSSNI; encoded by the coding sequence ATGCAAATGGATGAAAACCTCAAAAATTTTAAAACAAGCGAAATGATACCTTTTAACGAAGCTCTAGGCCTAATTTCAGGTAAATGGAAAATGAATATTCTTTACGCCTTATCACGTCTTGGTAAACTTCGTTATGGTCAAATTAAGAATTTGCTCGAAAGCATTACTCCCCATGTTCTAGCTACTAAGTTAAAAGAACTTGAAGAAGAAGGATTAATCAAGAGAACCGTTTATCCTGAAATCCCGCCAAAAGTTGAGTATGCAATTACAGCAAAGGGAGAAAGTTTACTTCCTATTCTTAAGCAGCTCTGTGATTGGGGCAAAATTAACTGCAATAAAAAAGATCAATCTTCTAATATTTAA